One window from the genome of Vibrio vulnificus NBRC 15645 = ATCC 27562 encodes:
- the alaS gene encoding alanine--tRNA ligase, translating to MYMSTDEVRNAFLKFFESKGHQIVESSSLVPHNDPTLLFTNAGMNQFKDCFLGAEKRAYTRATTAQRCVRAGGKHNDLENVGFTARHHTFFEMLGNFSFGDYFKEDAIAFAWEFLTETLKLPKDRLLVTVYETDDEAFDIWNQKVGVPADRIIRIGDKKGGKQYESDNFWTMGDTGPCGPCTEIFYDHGEHIWGGRPGSPEEDGDRFIEIWNNVFMQFNRHADGTMEPLPKPSVDTGMGIERISAIMQGVHSNYEIDVFQKLIKATAEIVGCEDLSNQSLRVIADHIRSCSFLIADGVMPSNEGRGYVLRRIIRRAVRHGNKLGAQGVFFHKLVGVLAEVMGSAADELKKQQAVVEKVLRIEEENFGRTLERGMVILNEALDALEGKELDGETVFKLYDTYGFPADLTNDVARERDFTIDEAGFEKAMEEQRQRAREAGQFGTDYNAKIKTESETEFCGYTGTQGNSVVAEIFVEGEAADSLSAGDKAIIILGETPFYAESGGQCGDSGVLKTESGLFQVEDTQKLGNAIAHHGVLVEGVLAKGDQVSAIVDAERRAAISLNHSATHLLHAALRQVLGEHVAQKGSLVKAENLRFDFSHLEAVTAAELKEVERLVNAQIRRNHVIETNIMDIESAKQKGAMALFGEKYDDEVRVLSMGDFSTELCGGIHASNTGDIGLFKITSEGGIAAGIRRIEAVTGEAALEAIDAQARKFEEKLQDAANKAKSLEKEIQQLKDKLASQASANLIDQVKEIAGVKVLVAKLDGADNKALRGMVDELKNQMGSGIIMLGNVADDKVGLIAGVTQDLTSKVKAGELVNMVAQQVGGKGGGRPDMAQAGGTDSSALPSALASVDAWIAERL from the coding sequence ATGTACATGAGCACTGATGAGGTTCGTAACGCGTTCCTCAAGTTCTTTGAGAGCAAAGGACACCAAATCGTAGAAAGTTCATCGTTGGTTCCACATAACGATCCGACCCTGCTATTTACTAACGCGGGTATGAACCAATTCAAAGATTGCTTTTTGGGCGCAGAAAAGCGTGCCTACACTCGAGCAACGACGGCTCAACGTTGTGTACGTGCAGGTGGTAAACACAATGACCTAGAAAACGTAGGTTTTACCGCTCGTCACCATACTTTCTTTGAAATGCTAGGCAACTTCAGCTTTGGTGACTACTTCAAAGAAGACGCGATTGCTTTTGCTTGGGAATTCCTAACTGAGACGCTAAAACTGCCAAAAGATCGCCTTTTGGTCACAGTTTACGAAACGGATGATGAAGCTTTTGATATCTGGAACCAAAAAGTTGGTGTTCCAGCTGATCGCATCATTCGCATCGGCGATAAAAAGGGTGGCAAGCAGTACGAGTCAGACAACTTCTGGACTATGGGTGACACAGGGCCTTGTGGTCCTTGTACTGAGATCTTTTATGACCACGGTGAACACATTTGGGGCGGTCGTCCTGGCTCTCCTGAAGAGGATGGTGACCGTTTCATCGAAATCTGGAACAACGTTTTCATGCAGTTCAACCGCCATGCCGATGGTACGATGGAGCCGCTACCTAAGCCGTCTGTTGATACGGGCATGGGCATTGAGCGTATTTCTGCCATCATGCAGGGCGTCCATTCAAACTATGAAATTGATGTATTCCAAAAGCTAATCAAAGCGACAGCTGAGATCGTCGGTTGTGAAGACCTATCAAACCAGTCGCTACGCGTTATCGCAGACCACATTCGCTCTTGTTCATTCCTAATCGCGGATGGCGTGATGCCTTCAAATGAAGGTCGTGGTTACGTGCTACGTCGCATCATTCGTCGTGCCGTTCGTCACGGTAACAAGCTAGGTGCACAAGGCGTATTCTTCCACAAACTTGTCGGCGTGTTGGCTGAAGTGATGGGCAGTGCCGCTGACGAACTTAAGAAACAACAAGCGGTTGTTGAAAAAGTGCTTCGCATCGAAGAAGAAAACTTTGGCCGTACACTCGAGCGCGGCATGGTTATCCTCAATGAGGCACTCGATGCACTTGAAGGTAAAGAACTGGATGGTGAAACGGTATTCAAGCTTTATGACACTTACGGTTTCCCTGCTGACTTAACGAACGATGTTGCTCGTGAACGAGATTTCACTATCGACGAAGCTGGTTTTGAGAAAGCGATGGAAGAGCAACGTCAGCGCGCTCGTGAAGCAGGTCAGTTTGGTACCGATTACAACGCGAAAATCAAAACTGAATCTGAAACGGAATTCTGTGGATACACAGGCACTCAAGGTAACAGCGTTGTTGCTGAAATCTTCGTTGAAGGTGAAGCGGCTGACTCTCTATCGGCTGGCGACAAAGCGATCATTATCCTTGGTGAAACACCATTCTACGCAGAGTCGGGCGGTCAGTGTGGCGACTCAGGTGTATTAAAAACAGAATCAGGTCTATTCCAAGTGGAAGACACCCAGAAATTAGGTAACGCAATTGCGCACCACGGCGTTCTAGTTGAAGGTGTACTAGCAAAAGGTGATCAAGTTTCTGCGATCGTGGATGCTGAGCGCCGCGCTGCAATTTCACTCAACCACTCAGCAACACACTTGCTTCATGCTGCTCTACGCCAAGTTCTAGGTGAACACGTAGCGCAAAAAGGCTCATTGGTGAAGGCTGAGAACTTACGTTTTGACTTCTCACATCTAGAAGCTGTCACAGCAGCAGAGTTGAAAGAAGTTGAACGTCTAGTGAATGCTCAGATTCGTCGTAACCATGTCATTGAAACTAACATCATGGACATCGAATCGGCGAAGCAGAAAGGCGCTATGGCGTTGTTCGGTGAGAAATACGATGACGAAGTTCGTGTGTTGTCTATGGGTGATTTCTCTACCGAACTTTGTGGTGGTATTCACGCATCAAATACTGGTGATATTGGCTTGTTCAAGATCACTTCAGAAGGTGGTATTGCTGCGGGTATTCGCCGTATTGAAGCGGTAACTGGCGAAGCTGCGCTTGAGGCGATTGACGCACAAGCTCGTAAGTTTGAAGAGAAACTTCAAGATGCAGCGAATAAAGCGAAGTCGCTAGAAAAAGAAATTCAACAGCTTAAAGACAAGCTGGCTTCACAAGCAAGCGCAAACTTGATTGATCAAGTAAAAGAAATTGCGGGTGTGAAAGTCTTAGTAGCGAAACTTGACGGTGCTGATAACAAAGCGCTGCGCGGCATGGTGGATGAGCTGAAAAACCAAATGGGCAGCGGCATCATTATGTTGGGTAACGTTGCTGATGATAAAGTGGGTTTGATCGCGGGCGTGACCCAAGATTTGACTTCAAAAGTGAAAGCAGGCGAGCTTGTTAACATGGTTGCGCAGCAAGTGGGTGGTAAAGGTGGCGGCCGTCCTGATATGGCACAGGCTGGTGGTACCGATAGCTCGGCTCTACCTTCAGCTCTGGCATCTGTCGACGCGTGGATCGCTGAACGTCTTTAA
- the pncC gene encoding nicotinamide-nucleotide amidase has protein sequence MQSLIQLSEQLGERLLQQGEVLATAESCTGGGVANMVTEVAGSSAWFDRAFVTYSNEAKQEMLGVAEKTLADFGAVSEAVVKEMVLGTLAHSNATIAVSISGIAGPSGGSAEKPVGTVCFGFADKYGWLRCETCYFAGDRAKVRIQAIEYSLKVLCDALLKNGSERK, from the coding sequence ATGCAATCACTAATACAATTATCAGAACAACTGGGTGAGCGCCTTTTGCAACAAGGTGAAGTGTTGGCTACCGCCGAATCGTGTACGGGCGGTGGCGTTGCAAACATGGTCACGGAAGTCGCGGGCAGCTCGGCTTGGTTTGATCGTGCATTTGTCACTTATAGCAATGAAGCAAAACAAGAAATGTTGGGAGTGGCAGAAAAAACCTTGGCCGATTTTGGTGCGGTCTCGGAGGCGGTGGTTAAAGAAATGGTACTGGGGACTTTAGCCCATTCGAATGCCACTATCGCGGTGTCCATTAGTGGCATTGCTGGGCCTAGCGGTGGTAGCGCGGAAAAGCCGGTTGGCACCGTTTGTTTTGGTTTTGCTGATAAATATGGATGGCTACGGTGTGAGACCTGCTATTTTGCCGGCGATAGAGCAAAAGTTCGCATACAAGCGATTGAATACAGTTTAAAAGTCTTGTGTGATGCGCTACTGAAAAATGGCAGTGAACGTAAATAA
- the recX gene encoding recombination regulator RecX, whose translation MHHRFTPPMMSCKETAIQLLSRRDHGQYELKQKLTVKGYASQDIENALHFCLEHGYLDDLRYAKSQIRQHVGKGHGERRIRQELSLKQVADSVVENAFTEEPQDWFELAKSVAMKKFNGVKAKEQKEYAKQVRFLQYRGFSFEQIRYALSDEA comes from the coding sequence ATGCATCATCGCTTTACGCCGCCAATGATGAGTTGCAAAGAGACGGCGATTCAGCTGCTCAGTCGACGAGATCATGGTCAGTATGAGTTAAAACAAAAACTCACTGTGAAAGGATACGCTAGCCAAGATATTGAAAATGCGCTGCATTTTTGCTTGGAACATGGTTATCTCGATGATCTTCGTTATGCCAAAAGCCAAATCCGACAACACGTTGGAAAAGGGCATGGAGAAAGACGCATACGACAGGAGTTATCGCTTAAGCAAGTCGCCGATTCTGTGGTTGAAAATGCATTTACGGAAGAGCCACAAGATTGGTTTGAGCTAGCCAAATCCGTTGCAATGAAAAAGTTCAACGGAGTAAAGGCCAAAGAACAAAAAGAGTATGCAAAACAAGTTCGCTTTCTCCAATATCGTGGTTTTTCATTTGAACAGATACGCTATGCGCTAAGCGATGAAGCATAA
- a CDS encoding aspartate kinase, with protein MKKSLIVQKFGGTSMGSIERIHTVAEHIIKAKNDGNQVVVVVSAMAGETNRLLDLAKQVDSVPTARELDVLLSAGEQVSMALLAMTLNKLGYAARSLTGAQANIVTDTQHNDATIKHIDTTPINELLKQDQIVIVAGFQGVNENGDITTLGRGGSDTSAVTLAGALAADECQIFTDVDGIYTCDPRVVKTAQKLDIIDFPSMEEMARKGAKVLHLPCVQFAWENEVPLRVLSTFEINEGSLVKGETGTQAVCGIALQRDLAMIKVSKESLSSLTKQCQMLGIEIWNVIEEADWAGIMIKQDACAKLDLVFSDKIRNSEAVSLLTVVGLEANSLMQHACDALTTQGIAIRHQCVTPLSSMLVVSPESVDQAANILHDAYISSNEALNIQQKQAFLG; from the coding sequence GTGAAAAAATCCCTTATCGTGCAAAAGTTCGGCGGAACCTCTATGGGTTCGATTGAAAGAATTCATACAGTGGCTGAACACATCATTAAGGCGAAAAATGATGGTAATCAAGTTGTCGTTGTTGTCTCTGCGATGGCAGGTGAAACCAACCGACTATTGGACTTGGCTAAGCAGGTAGATAGTGTACCTACGGCCCGGGAACTTGATGTTTTGCTCTCTGCTGGTGAGCAAGTGTCTATGGCACTGCTAGCAATGACGCTGAATAAATTAGGCTATGCAGCGCGCTCACTTACCGGAGCACAAGCGAATATTGTGACGGATACTCAGCACAATGACGCGACGATTAAACACATTGATACGACGCCAATTAACGAGCTGCTTAAACAAGATCAGATCGTGATTGTCGCAGGTTTTCAGGGTGTGAATGAAAATGGGGATATCACCACTTTAGGTCGAGGCGGCTCCGATACGAGTGCCGTGACATTAGCTGGCGCATTAGCGGCTGATGAATGTCAAATCTTTACCGACGTTGATGGTATTTATACGTGTGATCCACGTGTGGTTAAAACGGCTCAGAAACTGGACATTATTGATTTTCCTTCCATGGAAGAGATGGCCAGAAAAGGAGCTAAAGTACTGCATTTGCCTTGCGTTCAATTCGCTTGGGAAAATGAGGTGCCGCTACGCGTGCTTTCGACCTTCGAGATTAATGAAGGGAGTCTGGTTAAAGGAGAAACTGGCACACAAGCTGTATGCGGTATAGCACTGCAACGCGATCTTGCCATGATTAAGGTCTCTAAAGAGTCTTTATCCAGCCTGACAAAGCAATGTCAGATGTTGGGTATTGAAATTTGGAATGTGATCGAAGAAGCAGATTGGGCAGGTATCATGATAAAACAGGATGCTTGTGCTAAGTTGGATCTGGTTTTCAGCGATAAAATCCGTAATAGTGAAGCAGTAAGCTTGTTGACCGTCGTCGGTCTTGAAGCAAATTCATTGATGCAACATGCATGTGATGCACTGACAACACAAGGTATAGCGATTCGTCATCAATGTGTGACGCCGTTGTCCAGTATGTTAGTTGTATCTCCTGAGAGTGTCGATCAGGCAGCAAACATACTGCACGATGCTTATATTAGTTCTAACGAAGCCTTAAATATTCAGCAGAAACAAGCCTTTTTAGGTTAA
- the recA gene encoding recombinase RecA, producing MDENKQKALAAALGQIEKQFGKGSIMRLGDNRAMDVETISTGSLSLDIALGAGGLPMGRIVEIFGPESSGKTTLTLELIAAAQREGKTCAFIDAEHALDPVYAKKLGVNIDQLLVSQPDTGEQALEICDALARSGAVDVIVVDSVAALTPKAEIEGEMGDSHMGLQARMLSQAMRKLTGNLKQSNCMCIFINQIRMKIGVMFGNPETTTGGNALKFYASVRLDIRRTGAIKEGDEVVGNETRIKVVKNKIAAPFKEANTQIMYGQGFNREGELIDLGVKCKLIEKSGAWYSYNGDKIGQGKANACKYLKENVDVAKVLDTKLRELLLSSANINDDSAELVEEMPEQEEF from the coding sequence ATGGACGAGAACAAACAGAAGGCACTGGCCGCCGCGCTAGGTCAAATTGAAAAGCAGTTCGGTAAAGGTTCAATCATGCGCCTAGGTGACAACCGTGCGATGGATGTTGAAACCATCTCGACAGGTTCACTATCTCTGGATATTGCGCTGGGTGCTGGTGGCTTACCAATGGGCCGTATCGTTGAAATTTTTGGTCCAGAATCTTCAGGTAAAACCACGTTGACCCTTGAGCTGATCGCTGCGGCTCAACGTGAAGGCAAAACTTGTGCGTTTATCGATGCTGAGCACGCGTTAGATCCTGTGTATGCGAAGAAACTTGGCGTTAATATCGACCAATTGTTGGTATCTCAGCCTGATACTGGTGAACAAGCATTGGAAATCTGTGATGCTCTTGCTCGCTCAGGTGCGGTTGACGTTATTGTTGTCGACTCTGTGGCCGCATTGACACCAAAGGCAGAAATCGAAGGTGAGATGGGCGATTCGCACATGGGTCTGCAAGCTCGTATGCTCTCTCAAGCGATGCGTAAGTTAACGGGGAACCTAAAACAGTCTAACTGTATGTGTATCTTCATCAACCAGATCCGTATGAAGATCGGTGTGATGTTTGGTAACCCAGAAACCACAACAGGTGGTAACGCACTGAAATTCTACGCTTCTGTTCGTCTTGATATTCGCCGTACTGGTGCGATCAAAGAAGGCGATGAGGTAGTGGGTAATGAAACGCGTATCAAAGTGGTGAAGAATAAGATCGCTGCGCCGTTTAAAGAAGCCAACACTCAAATTATGTACGGCCAGGGCTTTAACCGTGAAGGCGAACTGATTGACCTAGGCGTGAAATGTAAGCTGATTGAAAAATCAGGTGCTTGGTATAGCTATAACGGCGACAAAATTGGCCAAGGTAAAGCGAACGCATGTAAGTACCTGAAAGAAAACGTAGATGTAGCAAAAGTACTGGATACAAAATTGCGTGAATTGTTGCTTTCTTCAGCAAACATCAACGATGACTCGGCAGAGTTAGTCGAAGAAATGCCAGAGCAAGAAGAGTTTTAA
- the mutS gene encoding DNA mismatch repair protein MutS, producing MKAEQQHTPMMQQYLRLKAENPDILLFYRMGDFYELFYDDAKKASQLLDISLTKRGASAGEPIPMAGVPFHAVEGYLAKLVQLGESVAICEQVGDPATSKGPVERKVVRIVTPGTVTDEALLSERLDNLIAAIYHHNGKFGYATLDVTSGRFQLVEPQSEEAMAAELQRTSPRELLFPEDFEPVHLMTGRNGNRRRPVWEFELETAKQQLNQQFGTKDLVGFGIENAMLGLCAAGCLIQYVKDTQRTALPHIRALTYDRQDDSVILDAATRRNLELTQNLAGGSDNTLAAVLDRCATPMGSRMLKRWIHQPMRCITTREHRLDAIAELKEQALFSDIHPVVKQIGDIERILARLALRSARPRDLARLRHAMQQLPELAQALSSLGNSHLKSLATAAAPMDDVCELLERAIKENPPVVIRDGGVIAEGYSADLDEWRDLADGATGYLEKLEEEERDRHGIDTLKVGYNNVHGFYIQVSRGQSHLVPPHYVRRQTLKNAERYIIPELKEHEDKVLNSKSKALAIEKQLWEELFDLLLPHLARLQELAAAVAQLDVLQNLAERADTLDYCRPNLTKDPVVHITAGRHPVVEQVTSDPFIANPIELNSQRKMLIITGPNMGGKSTYMRQTALIALMAHIGSYVPAESATIGSIDRIFTRIGASDDLASGRSTFMVEMTETANILHNATANSLVLMDEIGRGTSTYDGLSLAWASAHWLATQIGAMTLFATHYFELTELPNQLPHLANVHLDAVEHGDSIAFMHAVQEGAASKSYGLAVAGLAGVPKTVIKNARQKLSQLELLSAEGSQPKARTVDIANQLSLIPEPSEVEQTLASIDPDDLTPRQALEALYRLKKML from the coding sequence GTGAAAGCTGAACAACAACATACCCCAATGATGCAGCAATACCTCAGATTGAAGGCAGAAAATCCCGATATTTTGCTGTTTTATCGCATGGGCGACTTCTACGAACTTTTTTACGACGATGCAAAGAAGGCGTCGCAGTTGCTGGATATTTCTCTCACCAAGCGCGGCGCTTCGGCAGGTGAACCCATTCCTATGGCTGGTGTGCCATTTCATGCCGTTGAAGGGTATTTAGCGAAATTGGTTCAGCTTGGGGAATCCGTCGCGATCTGCGAGCAAGTTGGTGATCCTGCCACCAGTAAAGGCCCCGTAGAGCGCAAAGTCGTTCGTATTGTCACGCCGGGTACAGTAACAGATGAAGCTTTACTGTCTGAACGTTTGGATAACTTAATTGCCGCGATTTATCACCACAATGGCAAATTCGGCTACGCCACCTTGGATGTCACCTCTGGTCGTTTCCAATTGGTTGAACCTCAGTCAGAAGAGGCAATGGCTGCTGAGCTACAACGCACCTCTCCGCGTGAGTTACTCTTCCCTGAAGATTTTGAGCCCGTTCATTTGATGACAGGCCGTAACGGCAACCGTCGTCGTCCAGTTTGGGAGTTCGAACTTGAAACGGCCAAACAACAGCTCAACCAGCAATTTGGCACCAAAGACTTGGTCGGCTTTGGCATAGAAAATGCGATGTTAGGGTTGTGCGCCGCAGGTTGCTTGATTCAGTATGTCAAAGATACTCAACGTACAGCACTTCCTCATATCCGCGCGCTTACTTATGATCGCCAAGATGACTCGGTTATCCTTGATGCCGCGACCAGACGCAATCTCGAATTGACTCAAAACCTCGCTGGCGGAAGTGACAACACGCTTGCTGCGGTTTTAGATCGTTGCGCGACGCCAATGGGAAGCCGGATGCTAAAACGCTGGATCCATCAACCAATGCGCTGTATTACCACGCGAGAGCATCGCCTAGACGCCATCGCCGAATTGAAAGAACAAGCTCTATTTAGCGATATTCATCCCGTGGTGAAACAAATCGGCGATATTGAACGTATTTTGGCTCGCTTAGCACTCCGCTCCGCACGTCCACGCGATCTCGCTCGATTACGTCATGCGATGCAACAACTACCCGAATTAGCTCAAGCGCTGTCTTCACTGGGTAATAGCCATCTCAAATCACTGGCCACGGCAGCCGCTCCAATGGATGATGTGTGTGAGTTGCTCGAGCGTGCCATTAAAGAAAACCCGCCAGTAGTGATTCGCGATGGAGGTGTCATTGCCGAAGGGTACAGCGCAGATTTGGATGAATGGCGCGATCTTGCAGACGGTGCCACTGGCTACTTGGAAAAACTCGAAGAGGAAGAGCGAGATCGCCACGGCATCGATACGCTTAAAGTGGGATACAACAATGTCCACGGTTTCTACATCCAAGTAAGCCGCGGCCAAAGCCATTTGGTTCCACCACACTATGTTCGCCGTCAAACGCTGAAAAACGCTGAACGTTACATCATTCCTGAACTGAAAGAGCACGAAGATAAAGTTCTCAACTCAAAATCCAAAGCGTTAGCCATTGAAAAGCAACTGTGGGAAGAGCTCTTTGATCTGTTGCTACCTCACCTAGCCCGTTTGCAAGAGTTGGCAGCAGCGGTTGCACAATTGGATGTATTGCAGAATTTGGCGGAGCGTGCTGATACGCTTGATTATTGTCGACCAAATTTAACCAAAGATCCCGTCGTTCACATTACCGCGGGTCGTCATCCTGTGGTGGAACAAGTCACTTCCGATCCCTTTATTGCCAACCCAATAGAACTGAACAGCCAACGGAAAATGTTGATCATCACTGGTCCTAACATGGGGGGTAAATCCACTTACATGCGCCAAACCGCATTGATTGCTTTAATGGCGCACATTGGTTCTTACGTTCCTGCCGAATCTGCCACCATTGGCTCAATTGATCGCATATTTACTCGAATTGGCGCATCGGATGATCTCGCGTCAGGACGTTCAACCTTCATGGTAGAAATGACAGAAACAGCTAATATCTTGCACAACGCGACAGCAAATAGCTTAGTTTTGATGGATGAAATTGGACGTGGTACCAGTACCTATGATGGCCTTTCTCTAGCGTGGGCAAGCGCACACTGGCTTGCGACTCAGATTGGCGCGATGACGTTATTTGCGACGCATTACTTTGAGCTGACAGAACTGCCTAATCAACTTCCTCACTTGGCCAACGTGCATCTTGATGCGGTTGAGCATGGTGACAGCATCGCCTTTATGCACGCCGTACAAGAGGGGGCGGCAAGCAAATCCTACGGTTTGGCGGTTGCGGGGTTGGCGGGTGTTCCAAAAACGGTGATTAAAAACGCCCGTCAAAAGTTGTCTCAACTTGAGCTGCTCAGCGCAGAGGGTTCTCAGCCAAAAGCAAGAACGGTGGATATCGCTAACCAATTGAGCCTCATTCCAGAGCCAAGTGAAGTAGAACAAACTTTGGCCAGCATCGATCCAGATGATCTGACCCCACGCCAAGCGTTAGAAGCGCTATATCGTTTAAAGAAAATGCTCTAA